In Drosophila teissieri strain GT53w chromosome 2R, Prin_Dtei_1.1, whole genome shotgun sequence, the following proteins share a genomic window:
- the LOC122613209 gene encoding leucine-rich repeat-containing protein 4B, which produces MDLHWQLLTFIVCLQLLRSAGFILQPEVRKCTYGHIDKLLRIRCYDLDLKEVPQNLKTSVEVLDLSHNRIRRLKTSSFQRYTDIKFLMLYDNMILSVEVGTFEPLTSLQEIDLSNNGLTTIPLELFQLPRLRNLYIDSNELTSLNLDALEKPIRAPLEYLNVAACELQELPDLGILPKLWQLNASMNPLENFRIDSLANMCHLQVIDLTKSQLSQCGCQQVTNHLMMLGASPKFVPVCLEALDIRECPLPYNRTIHSPTFASCQTTLQFAETRSFWLFGAGCFGGVCFVLLIVIFCVIHCRRKRAQRRKRNAQKRKPFVISPRNAINNRQPEDEPLHCDTARK; this is translated from the exons ATGGACCTGCATTGGCAGCTGCTGACGTTCATCGTGTGCCTCCAGTTGTTGCGTTCCGCCGGATTCATCCTTCAGCCGGAAGTGCGCAAGTGCACCTACGGCCACATCGACAAGCTGCTGCGCATTCGATGCTACGACTTGGACCTCAAGGAGGTGCCCCAGAACCTCAAGACCTCGGTGGAG GTTCTGGATCTATCGCACAATCGCATCAGGAGACTGAAAACTAGCTCGTTTCAGAGGTACACGGACATTAAGTTTCTGATGCTCTATGATAACATGATCTTATCGGTGGAGGTGGGAACCTTCGAGCCACTTACCTCGCTCCAG GAAATTGATCTTTCGAATAATGGACTGACTACAATACCGCTGGAGTTGTTTCAGCTGCCGCGACTGAGAAACCTCTACATCGACAGCAACGAGCTGACATCTCTTAATCTCGATGCACTGGAGAAGCCCATCCGGGCGCCACTGGAGTACCTGAACGTGGCAGCTTGCGAGCTGCAGGAGTTACCCGACTTGGGAATACTTCCCA AGCTATGGCAACTAAACGCCTCGATGAATCCGCTGGAGAACTTCAGGATCGACAGCCTGGCGAATATGTGCCACCTGCAGGTCATCGATCTGACCAAGTCGCAGCTGAGCCAGTGTGGCTGCCAGCAGGTCACCAACCATCTCATGATGCTCGGCGCCAGTCCGAAGTTCGTGCCAGTATGCTTGG AGGCGCTCGACATCCGCGAATGTCCACTGCCCTACAATCGGACGATCCATTCGCCAACATTCGCCAGTTGCCAGACGACACTGCAGTTTGCCGAAACGCGCAGCTTTTGGCTCTTTGGAGCTGGCTGTTTTGGCGGAGTTTGTTTTGTGCTTCTAA TTGTCATCTTCTGCGTGATACACTGCAGGAGAAAACGAGCCCAGCGACGAAAGAGGAATGCCCAGAAGCGAAAGCCGTTTGTGATCTCGCCCAGAAACGCCATCAACAACCGTCAGCCGGAGGACGAGCCTCTGCACTGTGATACTGCCCGAAAATAG
- the LOC122615313 gene encoding maternal protein tudor: MNGQPSNAGPSKVDLYITHVDHVGPYLKVYGQVNRDAAFLVSKRIEQLLPTCFAIEPSWSVERQQALLMPGTFCVFKKTNGPAPGDIEYRRIRVVSADLEGQVMQTEIEFLDFGYKRTVDSHDLMFPKQPKLLQNIPLLCSQYIVLGICSEWDQTDLAVVQDLIVNQTVQIHVDPTHICDQKFASLRWKDFELNEFLVQQKQIGAPVGKQLMMDHCKKLWKDTPQSPVTEYNNNSIHNSKTPTEIAREQLAVRRSLAARLDAQRSVQVTPPRPLNADAPDYTPKQLPLVNVTNVQVPMQGLNNTQKPVFVPANPYNRANYQPAVPAAQPYVPKATPRSQYTYYNVRMNKPITAMPPPAGPHVPIQHYNQQASYVPLSYVPARFTPPPTPSIAQRAKQSTIPAFRTTSLTVGLTYDVDISYVENGPYLFWVHLKSSGDNLSAMMGQIERTKLKALAQAPELGTACVARFSEDGHLYRAMVSAVHAQRYRVVYVDYGNSEMLSTSDLFQIPSELLEIKPFAFRFALAGTKEIEPIDESMKRIFKKSAIYRNFELTVQAPESVGSMQTCHLNQNGTNMLELLRQLKNSRQSYKKAEQLENDDAVEIRFIDSPSNFYVQKVSNIGKFEQLMDEMFSYYNANQKVPDQLILGAPCIVKCDQEWYRAEILRVDDSVIVRHVDFGYEQNVKRHLIGHIAEKHLEMPRQAIKCCLKGFENSELSEDKITDQFEMLAEESNIRRRTFSVRIFRIEPDGLNVVNLLAKNLNVMKKLYKLSMPFEQYLSLEKGQFNANTTRAESVISSELDKSLILNSTSIVESENRLQVQERQQQQKKDEAKQQQLAVEIPQPVKAVSGGKNPADWDKRSSTSAGSKDSKRQQQNQRSDRHLDSSFETQSIGSYNSGMSSPRKGNRQQNGRTPIQSPRHNGKQEAKKNARFNNNESPRRTQDNQRSQNAPQGYAQKPQRQKSTLDGTNSSKRSSGVESDIASSTSEPVAVSKPEKYISLEKPYALQEMKTPSKEAASLSWWVSPFQFYVVPKSVSAKYDNVLRDMRQFYRQKQHQPLQLKVGSTVVVRQRKDNAILRATVTACNHMMRKYRVFCVDTGSLITVTSEDVWQLEQRFAEPPCMAHRCSFHSVVTNYDPLFIVDRMEKFVPVNAKVDCEFVAKEKSNQGSNNSTTCAYTVNMFVNGASLRDMLVKAEFLTEVAPEIRVNLLAGQQIRGKFSSIRDMTSFKVQFDYCNVNFLCTYDDAKFVKSNPDLARRFKEFYEGKSFALNVKNVCENNIVHLRPVMPLFKEDRKTFVCPYPVVLSSFQALVVYTAKPYRVYVQPQAIVPAMKTLLDNMYEHYQAKGDPLRKFEVGQICAVRSSDGNWYRARITGRDSNAAISEVFYIDYGNTEEIKRDDIKALDAQFYEYASGFAVEINLPIGRPSNEAKLKTRISEILEEKVVTIKSIEVRRSHLIADVVMENNQSVIDLLKSEKLVPGKDLDYMRKQMEKGKSRTYEYIETVDLTLDEEEDKGRKETSSKSSSANASPKKKQNNDKDREPKKSKPAEPAPTSAPSPVALKAPSPVPAEPAPVPKPATPVPEAVEVPEINPTVEEAAPEPKPAPAKEDPYKDLDCVVLSHCDNPAQFFVHPIDQLSKLNQLHENLQIVSPSLPQLMNVVNGADCVSMYSVDKCWYRAKIIDAELMVLLFIDYGNTDCVSDATDIKESMWSHIEPFCLPCALPICPKGTADWVDAANGIFNESYSKIPRLEYLTQGDHYTTSYVNMYIEGEDVAKKLIADGFAKPLEYLASGCSCYISHVNGICDFFIQLERDSKALELIEMYLREEDKLKPLERFEKGLIVAALFEDDELWYRAQLRKELPDSRYEVLFIDYGNTSTTSKCLMLSEEIASLPSLSKKCSLQLPEAYISWTPEAEAKFAELTGEGELVFTTQLLKPGQDHVTIDLLLDGENIIERLLPLCHRKEPKEASKESLTVTTKAIITHVENTSRMYLQFSEKDSLMDIICEKLNGSKLQLKTEKASVDDMCVVQFADDMEFYRSRILEVLEDDQYKVVLIDYGNTTVVDKLYELPQEFTLIKPVAEVCSMEPCAVFEKNKALTLTTLDALLDSCNGVVAVEFVNKSASPPVVRLTTKDKKSLKVYEHLQKLIEAELKLIQKRNENSECVISYGSSPKSFYVQMKHNSADLDLIVKTLQSLKKEQLKILINPTTNSNGVCYSQEDACYYRCSIMSVLEANQGFEVFFLDYGNTLVVPEVWKLPQEIEPIPSLALHCQLSEIPKDVSDEKLEEAFAALLEQHFGELYEITTQPNEDETKPLVAQLRINYKDFVQELASTVTGVQKPLEVELHNCVVVQYDDPMSFYVQMESDVPALEQMTDKLLDAEQELPAFGDLKEGALCVAQFPEDEVFYRAQIVKVLDEGKCEVHFIDFGNNAVTQQFRQLPEELAKPERYSKHCELEASTISKCDAALLQTFIDSRFSETFQVEILATKGAGTHVVRLFYQSKNISEKLQENQ; this comes from the exons ATGAATGGACAACCGTCCAATGCGGGACCCTCCAAAGTGGACCTGTACATCACTCATGTGGATCACGTGGGTCCGTATCTGAAGGTATACGGCCAGGTAAACCGAGACGCCGCCTTCCTGGTCAGCAAGCGAATCGAACAGCTTTTGCCCACATGCTTTGCCATTGAGCCCAGTTGGTCAGTGGAGCGCCAGCAGGCTCTCCTTATGCCAGGCACGTTTTGTGTTTTCAAGAAGACCAATGGCCCGGCTCCTGGTGATATAGAGTACAGGCGGATACGTGTGGTCAGTGCCGACCTGGAGGGTCAGGTGATGCAGACGGAGATCGAGTTCCTGGACTTTGGCTATAAGCGCACTGTGGATAGTCATGAT CTAATGTTCCCGAAGCAACCCAAGCTGCTGCAGAACATTCCCCTGCTCTGCTCCCAGTACATCGTGCTGGGCATCTGCTCCGAGTGGGATCAGACCGATCTGGCTGTGGTTCAAGATCTGATTGTCAACCAGACCGTTCAAATCCACGTTGATCCCACACATATTTGTGACCAAAAGTTCGCCAGTCTGCGCTGGAAGGACTTTGAGCTTAACGAGTTCTTggtgcaacaaaaacaaatcggAGCTCCGGTCGGCAAGCAACTCATGATGGACCACTGCAAGAAGCTGTGGAAGGATACTCCACAGTCTCCGGTCACCGAGTACAACAATAATAGTATACATAATTCAAAGACGCCCACGGAGATTGCCCGTGAGCAACTCGCGGTGCGACGATCCTTGGCTGCTCGCTTGGATGCACAGCGCTCGGTCCAGGTGACACCGCCAAGGCCGCTTAACGCCGATGCCCCAGACTATACGCCTAAACAGCTGCCGCTGGTCAATGTG ACAAATGTACAGGTGCCAATGCAAGGCCTAAACAATACTCAAAAACCGGTATTTGTACCGGCAAATCCTTATAATCGTGCCAACTATCAGCCCGCTGTGCCGGCTGCTCAACCATATGTGCCCAAGGCGACTCCCCGATCGCAATACACCTACTACAATGTTCGCATGAACAAACCGATTACAGCCATGCCGCCGCCGGCCGGTCCACATGTGCCCATTCAGCACTATAATCAACAGGCTAGTTACGTACCCCTGAGCTATGTTCCTGCGCGGTTCACCCCGCCTCCGACGCCATCGATTGCGCAACGGGCGAAACAAAGCACCATTCCTGCCTTCAGAACCACCAGCTTAACGGTGGGCCTCACCTACGACGTGGATATAAGCTATGTGGAGAACGGTCCGTACCTATTTTGGGTACACCTAAAAAGCAGCGGTGATAATCTGAGCGCCATGATGGGTCAGATCGAACGAACGAAGCTCAAGGCGCTCGCTCAAGCTCCTGAACTTGGAACTGCCTGCGTAGCCCGATTCTCAGAAGATGGTCATTTGTATCGCGCTATGGTGAGCGCTGTCCACGCCCAACGATACCGCGTTGTCTACGTGGACTACGGAAACTCGGAGATGTTGTCAACAAGTGATCTTTTTCAAATACCCTCCGAACTGTTGGAAATCAAGCCGTTTGCTTTCCGATTTGCTTTGGCCGGAACCAAGGAAATTGAGCCCATTGACGAAAGCATGAAGCGAATTTTTAAGAAGTCGGCCATTTATAGGAACTTTGAACTGACTGTACAGGCGCCGGAGAGTGTGGGCTCCATGCAAACCTGCCATCTCAACCAGAAT gGTACCAATATGCTGGAGCTTCTTAGACAGCTAAAGAATTCACGTCAGTCCTACAAAAAGGCGGAGCAACTTGAAAACGACGACGCCGTGGAGATCCGTTTTATTGATTCGCCCAGCAACTTCTATGTACAGAAAGTGTCAAACATAGGAAAGTTCGAGCAGCTCATGGACGAGATGTTCTCCTACTACAATGCAAACCAGAAAGTTCCCGATCAGTTGATCTTGGGAGCACCCTGTATTGTGAAATGCGATCAGGAATGGTACCGCGCGGAGATTCTGCGTGTTGATGACTCTGTGATTGTGCGGCACGTAGATTTTGGTTATGAACAGAATGTGAAGCGGCACCTGATCGGCCATATTGCTGAGAAGCATCTGGAAATGCCGCGCCAGGCAATTAAGTGCTGCCTAAAAGGCTTCGAGAACAGCGAACTTAGCGAGGACAAGATTACCGACCAGTTCGAAATGTTAGCTGAGGAATCCAATATCCGTAGGCGCACATTCAGTGTGCGTATTTTTCGCATAGAACCCGATGGGCTGAACGTAGTAAACCTGCTGGCCAAAAACCTTAATGTAATGAAGAAGCTCTACAAGCTTTCTATGCCTTTTGAACAGTACCTGTCCCTGGAAAAGGGTCAGTTTAATGCAAACACCACTCGCGCTGAGTCTGTGATTTCTTCTGAGTTGGATAAGAGCCTAATTTTGAACTCTACAAGTATTGTCGAGAGCGAGAATCGTTTGCAAGTACAGgaaaggcagcagcaacagaaaaagGACGAGGctaagcagcagcaactagcGGTTGAAATTCCGCAACCAGTAAAGGCGGTAAGCGGGGGCAAGAACCCCGCAGACTGGGACAAACGTAGCTCCACCTCAGCTGGCTCAAAGGACAGCAAGCGTCAGCAACAAAATCAGCGATCCGATCGCCATTTAGACTCCAGCTTTGAAACGCAGAGTATCGGCAGTTACAACAGTGGCATGAGTTCGCCGCGCAAGGGTAACCGACAACAGAACGGTCGCACACCGATTCAATCACCGCGGCATAATGGAAAGCAGGAAGCGAAAAAAAATGc GCGCTTTAACAACAACGAGTCACCACGCAGGACTCAAGATAACCAACGCTCCCAAAACGCGCCACAGGGCTATGCTCAAAAGCCACAGCGTCAAAAATCCACGTTGGACGGAACTAACAGCTCAAAGCGTTCCAGCGGAGTGGAAAGTGATATTGCCTCTTCCACCTCCGAGCCCGTGGCAGTCAGCAAGCCGGAGAAGTACATCTCTCTGGAGAAACCGTATGCGCTGCAGGAGATGAAAACACCTAGTAAGGAGGCAGCCAGTCTGTCTTGGTGGGTCTCGCCATTCCAGTTCTACGTCGTGCCCAAGTCTGTCTCCGCAAAGTATGATAATGTGCTGCGTGATATGCGACAGTTCTACCGCCAGAAGCAACACCAGCCACTTCAATTAAAGGTTGGATCCACCGTAGTAGTGCGCCAGCGAAAGGACAACGCCATTTTGCGGGCCACAGTGACTGCATGCAATCACATGATGCGCAAGTATCGCGTGTTTTGCGTGGACACTGGCAGCTTGATAACGGTCACCTCAGAGGATGTTTGGCAGTTGGAGCAGCGCTTTGCAGAGCCGCCGTGCATGGCACATCGCTGCAGCTTTCACAGCGTGGTTACCAACTATGATCCTTTGTTCATTGTGGATCGCATGGAGAAGTTTGTTCCAGTTAATGCCAAAGTCGATTGCGAGTTTGTGGCCAAAGAGAAGAGCAACCAAGGATCAAATAACAGTACCACTTGCGCCTACACAGTTAACATGTTTGTGAACGGAGCCTCGCTACGAGACATGCTGGTCAAAGCGGAGTTCCTTACTGAAGTGGCACCTG AGATTCGCGTAAACCTTTTAGCTGGTCAGCAGATTAGAGGAAAATTCAGTTCTATTCGAGACATGACGAGCTTCAAGGTCCAGTTTGATTACTGCAATGTGAACTTTCTGTGCACCTATGACGATGCAAAGTTTGTTAAGTCCAATCCAGATTTGGCCAGGCGGTTCAAGGAGTTTTATGAGGGTAAATCGTTTGCCCTTAATGTCAAGAATGTTTGCGAAAACAATAT cGTTCATCTGAGACCTGTAATGCCGTTGTTCAAAGAGGATCGCAAGACATTTGTCTGCCCTTATCCCGTAGTGCTGAGCTCATTCCAAGCACTTGTTGTGTACACCGCTAAACCTTACCGCGTGTATGTCCAACCGCAGGCAATAGTTCCAGCTATGAAGACCCTATTGGATAATATGTATGAACACTATCAGGCCAAGG GTGATCCTCTAAGAAAATTCGAAGTGGGACAGATCTGTGCTGTACGAAGTTCCGATGGCAATTGGTACAGAGCCAGAATCACAGGAAGGGATTCAAATGCAGCAATCTCCGAAGTATTTTACATCGATTACGGCAACACGGAGGAAATAAAGCGTGACGATATCAAGGCATTGGATGCACAGTTCTATGAGTACGCAAGCGGCTTTGCAGTAGAGATTAATTTGCCGATTGGACGCCCCAGCAACGAAGCAAAGCTAAAGACGCGTATATCTGAGATACTTGAGGAGAAGGTTGTCACCATCAAATCGATTGAGGTGCGCCGTAGTCACCTAATTGCGGATGTCGTTATGGAAAACAATCAGAGTGTGATAGACCTGCTAAAGTCTGAGAAGCTTGTACCTGGCAAAGATTTGGACTACATGCGCAAGCAAATGGAGAAAGGAAAGTCTCGCACTTACGAGTACATTGAAACAGTAGACTTAACCTTGGACGAAGAGGAGGATAAGGGTCGCAAGGAAACTAGCAGCAAGTCGAGTTCGGCAAATGCCTCGCCAAAGaagaaacaaaataatgaCAAGGACCGGGAGCCCAAAAAGAGTAAGCCAGCAGAGCCTGCTCCGACTTCTGCTCCATCACCTGTTGCATTGAAAGCTCCTTCACCAGTTCCTGCGGAGCCGGCACCAGTACCAAAACCAGCCACTCCCGTTCCGGAGGCTGTTGAAGTACCAGAAATTAACCCAACTGTTGAAGAAGCTGCTCCCGAGCCAAAGCCGGCTCCTGCAAAGGAGGATCCTTACAAAGACTTGGACTGCGTTGTGCTGAGTCATTGCGACAATCCTGCCCAATTCTTTGTCCACCCGATCGATCAGCTTTCAAAACTTAATCAGCTGCATGAGAACCTTCAGATTGTGTCTCCCTCTTTGCCCCAGTTGATGAACGTGGTAAACGGTGCGGACTGCGTTTCGATGTATTCGGTGGACAAGTGCTGGTATCGCGCTAAAATCATCGATGCCGAGCTAATGGTACTACTTTTCATAGACTATGGCAATACAGATTGCGTATCGGATGCAACTGACATCAAAGAAAGCATGTGGTCGCACATCGAACCCTTCTGCTTGCCATGCGCACTTCCGATTTGCCCCAAGGGTACAGCGGATTGGGTGGATGCAGCGAATGGCATCTTTAACGAATCGTATTCGAAGATCCCGCGCCTTGAGTACCTTACCCAAGGAGATCATTACACGACCAGTTATGTTAACATGTATATTGAAGGCGAGGATGTGGCTAAGAAATTAATTGCCGATGGTTTTGCTAAACCACTAGAATATTTGGCTAGTGGATGCAGCTGCTATATTTCGCACGTGAATGGAATTTGTGACTTCTTTATTCAGCTTGAACGTGATTCAAAAGCACTAGAACTAATTGAGATGTATTTGCGTGAGGAGGACAAACTAAAGCCACTCGAACGATTTGAAAAGGGTTTGATTGTGGCTGCTCTATTTGAAGACGATGAGCTGTGGTACCGAGCCCAGCTGCGAAAGGAATTGCCCGATTCCCGATACGAAGTTCTCTTTATCGATTACGGTAACACCTCCACCACATCGAAGTGTCTAATGCTGTCCGAGGAGATTGCTAGTCTGCCCAGCTTATCCAAGAAATGTTCGCTGCAGTTGCCCGAGGCCTACATCTCTTGGACACCAGAAGCGGAGGCTAAATTCGCCGAACTGACAGGTGAGGGTGAGCTGGTGTTTACGACACAGCTTCTGAAGCCAGGACAGGATCATGTCACCATTGATCTCCTGTTGGATGGAGAGAACATCATCGAGCGACTGTTGCCGCTGTGCCATCGAAAGGAACCAAAAGAAGCCAGCAAGGAGTCTCTAACTGTTACCACAAAAGCCATCATTACACACGTGGAGAATACATCCCGGATGTATCTACAGTTTAGTGAGAAGGATTCGTTAATGGACATTATATGCGAGAAGCTTAACGGAAGCAAGCTGCAGCTCAAGACGGAAAAGGCTTCAGTAGATGATATGTGTGTAGTTCAATTCGCCGACGACATGGAGTTCTATCGCTCACGTATTCTGGAAGTGCTCGAAGATGACCAATACAAGGTAGTTTTGATCGATTACGGCAATACAACAGTGGTGGATAAGCTTTACGAGTTACCTCAAGAGTTTACGCTCATTAAACCTGTGGCCGAAGTCTGCAGCATGGAACCCTGCGCCGTATTTGAGAAAAATAAGGCCCTTACCCTAACAACACTTGACGCACTGCTGGACAGCTGCAACGGTGTTGTGGCGGTGGAATTTGTAAACAAGTCTGCCAGTCCTCCTGTGGTCAGATTGACGACTAAAGATAAGAAGAGCCTGAAGGTCTATGAACACCTTCAAAAGTTGATTGAAGCTGAGCTAAAACTAATccaaaaacgaaacgagaaCTCTGAATGCGTTATCTCATATGGCAGCTCACCGAAGAGTTTCTATGTGCAAATGAAGCACAATTCAGCGGACTTGGACTTGATTGTAAAGACACTGCAGTCTTTAAAGAAGGAGCAACTGAAGATCTTAATCAATCCTACCACAAATTCAAATGGTGTCTGCTACTCTCAAGAGGATGCCTGTTACTATCGCTGTAGTATCATGTCTGTATTGGAGGCTAACCAGGGCTTTGAAGTCTTTTTCTTGGATTATGGAAACACCCTGGTCGTTCCAGAGGTCTGGAAGCTGCCTCAAGAGATAGAGCCGATTCCATCGTTGGCCCTTCACTGTCAGCTCAGTGAGATTCCAAAAGATGTGTCTGATGAAAAACTAGAAGAAGCCTTTGCCGCTTTGCTAGAGCAGCACTTTGGAGAATTATACGAGATAACTACTCAGCCGAACGAGGACGAGACAAAACCACTTGTTGCTCAACTCCGTATCAACTATAAGGATTTCGTCCAGGAGCTGGCCAGTACGGTGACCGGGGTACAGAAGCCACTCGAAGTCGAGCTGCACAACTGCGTAGTGGTGCAGTACGATGACCCTATGTCCTTCTACGTGCAGATGGAAAGCGATGTGCCAGCACTAGAGCAAATGACTGATAAGCTCCTCGATGCAGAACAGGAGTTACCCGCCTTTGGCGACCTCAAAGAGGGAGCATTGTGTGTGGCTCAGTTCCCGGAGGACGAGGTCTTCTATCGCGCCCAGATTGTCAAGGTTTTGGACGAGGGAAAGTGCGAGGTGCATTTCATTGACTTTGGCAACAATGCCGTGACCCAGCAGTTCCGCCAGCTGCCCGAGGAGTTGGCCAAGCCGGAGCGATACAGCAAGCATTGCGAGCTGGAGGCGTCTACCATATCCAAGTGCGACGCAGCCCTGCTCCAGACGTTCATTGACTCTCGCTTCTCTGAAACATTCCAGGTAGAGATTCTGGCCACCAAGGGAGCTGGCACCCATGTCGTGCGACTCTTCTACCAGAGCAAGAACATCAGCGAGAAGCTTCAGGAAAATCAGTGA